The genomic DNA TATTAAAGAAGTTGGTTCAATATATACCGTTCAAGGATTTGACCTAAACTATGTAGGTGTGGTTCTTGGACCTTCAGTCGGCTATGATCAAAAAATAGACCAACTGGACATAGATCCTTCCAAATACAAAGACACAGGTGGCTTTACTTCAAGGTCAGACTTGTCACCTGAGAAGAATGAAGAAATTAAGGAAGAGATCATCCTGAATTCTATCAACGTCTTGATGAAACGTGGTATACGTGGTCTATATATTTACGCAACAGACCCTACATTAAGAAAACGACTGCTCGAGTTAGAAAGGGGCAAAAAGGCATGAGCGAAATCAAACACTTGATCAATGCAATCAATGAATTCAGAGATGAGCGTAACTGGAGACAATACCATAATCCAAAGGACCTTGCTATCTCCATCTCCATTGAAGCAGCAGAACTACTAGAAGACTTTCAATGGGTAAGCAGTGAAGAAGCACTCAAAGCAAACAAAGAAAACATCCGTGAAGAAATCGCGGATGTCTTAATCTATTCCTTAATGCTTTGTGCTGATCTTAACTTAGATGTGAAAGAGATCGTGGAAGAAAAGATTGTGAAGAATGGGAAGAAGTATCCGGTTAGTTAAGGACTGGGATTTCTTCTCTAGTATTTATTACTTAGGATACGTTCAGGGTATTATAGAAAAAAAAATAAAGGCATGGGAATACATTAATCCAATGCCTCAATAGTATCTTTACAGATATCTCCACAATCATAATTTACACCTGTGCATTAGTTAATTTAATTTGAAGTATTATTGGAAATAATCTTTGATTTAGAACGCTTCATAAAAAATAGTATTGTGAAATATATAACTCCTATTAATATAAAGCTCACACCATAAAGTGCAATACCAAAAACTTGACTAAAACCATCAGCCGCACTAAAAAACCACCAAATACTAGCTGAAAATAACAGGAAGAAATTCAACAAAGTTGTTCTTAGAATTGCTGATCTAAAGTTATTAGATTTTCTAAATAATTTAATGGCATAAACGTTAGTTATCATACCCGATATCAGAATAGGGATAATATAATTCATCATCTTAGTATACCCTCTCTAGTCTTATCTCTATTTAATAACTCTTAGTATTTTACTAATTGAGTATATTTAGTTCCTTTGGCTCCGCGTTGAACAATAGGACTCAATTCAAACCATCCTTCATCACCTAGATTAGCATGTTCACTTACATATGGAACATAAGAAATATCAAAATTTGTAGGCGTTCCAGTTTTAGTACCATCATTAGTTTTACCCCATACCCAAACATAATTCCACTCATATGCATATTCTACTACGCCATCACATCGGATATCTGAAATTTCATCAACTGCAACATAACTTCCTGGATTACTTTCATAAGCTAAAGCATCGTACATAGTATAGGTTATTTCTGGATCGGCATCCATGGCCTTTGCAGTATATAAAATATAATCTTTATCAGTAGAAGTTGTATCTGGGTTATAATAGGCTCCTAAATAAGTCTGACCATTAAGAAAAGAATCCCATGTACTTAATTCAATTTCATGATTATACCCTTTTATTTCATAAATTCCTATTCCAGCACGCCGTAAACCAGCATGGTTATACGCATTCGCTAATCCTCCATCTCGATATCTAGCATCAGCCTCAAGTGCAGCAGATGCTGAGATATTAGTAAAAACAAGGGATGAACTTAAAATACCTAAAATAGTTAAATACTTAATTGTTTTACTTATAAATTTTTTCATTTACTTATCCTCCCACTTCGGTGAATTAGAAGGAAACTTCGATTTTGGAGTTGCCATAATTTCAGCTAAAGCACTTTCTGCATTTTTTTGAAGAGTTATATCTGTAGCATTTTCTACAATAAGTTCTAGTTTATTAACAGCTGAAT from Pseudalkalibacillus sp. SCS-8 includes the following:
- a CDS encoding nucleotide pyrophosphohydrolase, which gives rise to MSEIKHLINAINEFRDERNWRQYHNPKDLAISISIEAAELLEDFQWVSSEEALKANKENIREEIADVLIYSLMLCADLNLDVKEIVEEKIVKNGKKYPVS